From Cannabis sativa cultivar Pink pepper isolate KNU-18-1 chromosome 8, ASM2916894v1, whole genome shotgun sequence, a single genomic window includes:
- the LOC115699640 gene encoding cyclic nucleotide-gated ion channel 2, with translation MPSSHFSSLSRLIGIQRESSGSTSHSDADEFINPNSSTVECYACTQVGLPAFHSTSCDRANQSQYWEASAGSSLIPIQSRTDLKNDLLLAAAAEAKRRRLPTGSFGRVLDPRSKRVQRWNRAVLLARGMALAVDPLFFYSLSIGRGGTPCLYMDGGLAAVVTVLRTCLDAVHLCHLWLQFRLAYVSRDSLVIGCGKLVWDPRAIASHYVRSLKGFWFDAFVILPVPQAVFWLILPKLIREEKIKLIMTILLLIFLFQFLPKVYHSICLMRRMQKVTGYIFGTIWWGFGLNLIAYFIASHVAGGCWYVLAIQRVASCLRQHCDRNVNCNLSLSCREEICYQFLLPAGTVGNPCVGNSTTIIRKPLCLDVNGTFNYGIYQWALPVISSNSVAVKILYPIFWGLMTLSTFGNDLEPTSNWLEVIFSICIVLSGLLLFTLLIGNIQVFLHAVMAKKRKMQIRCRDMEWWMKRRQLPSRLRQRVRRFERQRWTALGGEDDMELIKDLPEGLRRDIKRYLCLDLIKKVPLFNNLDDLILDNICDRVRPLVFTKDEKIIREGDPVPRMIFLVRGRIKRTQNLSKGLVATSVIEAGGFLGDELLSWCLRRPFVERLPASSATFTCVESTEAFGLNSEDLKYITDHFRYKFANERLKRTARYYSSNWRTWAAVNIQLAWCRYRLRTRGPVIPDISHEAESTERRLMQYAAMFMSLKPHDHLE, from the exons ATGCCTTCCTCCCACTTCTCCTCCCTCTCaag GTTGATTGGAATACAGCGGGAGAGCTCAGGGTCGACTTCACACAGCGACGCCGATGAATTCATCAACCCAAACTCAAGCACGGTGGAATGCTACGCTTGTACTCAGGTGGGTCTACCAGCGTTCCACTCCACCAGCTGCGACCGCGCCAATCAGTCTCAGTACTGGGAAGCCTCGGCTGGTTCATCTTTGATCCCAATTCAATCCCGAACCGACCTAAAAAACGACCTCCTTTTAGCCGCGGCTGCCGAAGCCAAGCGACGCCGACTTCCAACCGGCTCGTTCGGCCGCGTGCTCGACCCTCGAAGCAAGCGCGTGCAGAGATGGAACCGCGCGGTCCTCTTGGCCCGAGGGATGGCTCTTGCAGTGGACCCACTCTTTTTCTACTCGCTCTCTATCGGGCGTGGTGGCACGCCCTGTCTGTACATGGACGGCGGTTTGGCTGCGGTGGTTACCGTGCTACGCACGTGCTTAGACGCTGTTCATCTCTGCCATCTCTGGCTTCAATTCCGGTTGGCTTACGTGTCGAGGGACTCGCTCGTGATTGGGTGTGGAAAACTCGTGTGGGATCCACGTGCCATCGCTTCACACTACGTAAGATCTCTTAAGGGGTTCTGGTTCGACGCCTTCGTTATTCTCCCTGTTCCTCAG GCCGTGTTTTGGTTAATACTACCAAAATTAATAAGGGAAGAGAAGATTAAACTCATAATGACAATACTTCTGCTGATATTCTTGTTCCAATTCCTGCCTAAAGTCTATCACAGCATATGTTTAATGAGAAGAATGCAAAAGGTCACGGGATACATATTTGGCACAATTTGGTGGGGTTTTGGTCTCAACCTCATTGCTTATTTCATAGCCTCTCAC GTTGCTGGAGGGTGTTGGTATGTCCTTGCAATACAACGTGTGGCTTCATGTCTTCGCCAACATTGTGACAGAAATGTCAACTGTAACCTATCATTGTCTTGTAGAGAAGAAATATGTTACCAATTTTTGCTGCCTGCCGGCACAGTAGGCAATCCTTGCGTCGGTAACTCGACGACGATTATTAGAAAGCCGCTTTGTTTGGATGTTAATGGGACATTCAACTATGGGATTTATCAGTGGGCACTTCCAGTTATATCTAGTAATTCTGTTGCTGTTAAGATTCTCTATCCCATCTTTTGGGGATTAATGACACTCAG TACCTTTGGGAATGATCTTGAGCCCACAAGTAATTGGCTGGAAGTGATTTTCAGCATTTGCATTGTTCTATCTGGATTGCTCCTTTTCACATTACTAATAGGAAACATCCAG GTGTTTTTGCATGCTGTGATGgcaaagaagagaaaaatgcaAATAAGATGTCGAGACATGGAATGGTGGATGAAAAGAAGACAGTTGCCATCTCGTCTTAGACAAAGAGTACGGCGTTTCGAACGACAGAGATGGACAGCCTTGGGAGGAGAAGATGATATGGAATTGATTAAAGATTTACCAGAAGGTCTTAGGAGGGATATCAAACGTTATTTATGCCTTGATCTCATTAAAAAG GTTCCTCTGTTTAATAACTTGGATGATCTTATTCTTGACAACATATGTGATCGAGTTAGACCTCTGGTGTTCACAAAAGATGAAAAG ataataagAGAAGGAGACCCTGTGCCAAGAATGATATTCCTTGTGAGGGGACGCATAAAACGCACACAAAACCTAAGCAAAGGATTAGTAGCGACCAGCGTGATCGAGGCAGGGGGGTTCCTTGGGGACGAGCTTCTGTCGTGGTGTCTCCGAAGGCCTTTCGTGGAGCGCCTACCGGCCTCGTCGGCCACATTCACATGCGTCGAATCGACAGAGGCTTTCGGCCTTAACTCGGAAGACCTGAAGTACATCACAGATCACTTTCGCTACAAATTCGCCAACGAAAGACTTAAACGAACGGCTAGATACTACTCTTCGAATTGGCGAACATGGGCTGCTGTGAATATACAGCTCGCATGGTGTCGTTACAGGTTGAGGACAAGAGGTCCTGTGATTCCTGATATCTCCCATGAAGCTGAAAGTACTGAGCGTCGACTCATGCAGTACGCTGCCATGTTCATGTCACTTAAACCCCACGATCATTTAgaataa
- the LOC115701316 gene encoding phosphatidylinositol 3,4,5-trisphosphate 3-phosphatase and protein-tyrosine-phosphatase PTEN1 isoform X1 — translation MGLNFSKQEVILKEDLSLQHHVINYVSKSLYIRNLVSRQRRRMLVEGYDLDMSYITDRLLAMSFPAERMRAMFRNPLWQVKSVLDMRHHEHYKIYNLCIEENYNPSHFHGRVEAFPFDDNHVPQLEMIKLFCENVSSWLSSDPKNIAVIHCMAGKGRTGLMVCSYLVYSGMSAEEALQLYAHKRTTNNEGVSIPSQRRYVSYWSNSLSFPKGVGNGPPVVNLPQPCSRELRRIRLYDTLNMDSVYFVVSELQQIAGQLYRPPVEVARSCCRQIRKGYQRTESLKYFLNFIGSNEEQEEKPQEKEEEEEVVEDQQKPPQVVQMDTESPVLYQKACLECYLQKPVQVTGDVRVIFNQKMNGGRLFYVCFNTAFIRNSLLQLSVRELDKVGSKGRSICGPAFCLELLFGPANAKHTCSTCPSDDDDNDNNNNNGDNDESGNAFGMSEETVDSKF, via the exons ATGGGATTAAACTTTTCCAAACAAGAGGTAATTTTGAAGGAAGATCTAAGCTTACAACATCATGTGATCAATTATGTGAGCAAAAGTCTTTATATTCGAAACTTGGTATCAAGACAGAGAAGGAGAATGTTGGTTGAGGGGTATGATCTTGACATGTCTTACATTACAGATCGTTTACTAGCCATGTCATTCCCTGCAGAACGTATGAGAGCCATGTTTCGCAATCCTCTTTGGCAGGTCAAGTCTGTTCTTGACATGAGACATCATGAACATTACAAG ATCTACAACCTCTGCATTGAGGAAAACTATAATCCATCTCACTTTCATGGCCGTGTGGAAGCATTTCCTTTTGATGATAATCATGTTCCTCAGCTTGAAATGATCAAACTTTTCTGTGAAAATGTGTCTTCTTGGCTTTCATCTGATCCCAAAAACATTGCTGTCATACACTGCATG GCAGGTAAAGGTAGAACAGGCTTAATGGTATGTTCCTACCTTGTGTACAGTGGAATGTCTGCAGAGGAGGCTCTTCAATTATATGCTCATAAAAGAACAACAAACAATGAAGGA GTATCGATACCAAGCCAGCGTCGCTACGTGAGTTATTGGTCAAATTCATTGTCATTTCCAAAAGGGGTTGGAAATGGACCACCAGTTGTGAACTTACCTCAACCATGTAGCAGAGAATTGCGTCGAATTCGTCTCTACGACACACTCAACATGGACTCGGTTTACTTTGTGGTGTCTGAGCTGCAACAG ATAGCTGGTCAGCTCTACCGTCCACCAGTAGAAGTTGCTAGGAGTTGCTGCAGACAAATAAGAAAAGGATACCAAAGGACTGAAAGTCTTAAGTATTTCCTCAATTTCATTGGAAGTAATGAAGAACAAGAAGAGAAGCcacaagaaaaagaagaagaagaagaagtagtaGAAGACCAGCAAAAGCCTCCTCAAGTTGTACAAATGGATACAGAGAGTCCTGTTCTATACCAAAAGGCTTGTCTTGAATGTTATCTACAAAAACCTGTGCAA GTTACAGGAGATGTGCGTGTTATATTTAACCAAAAAATGAATGGTGGGCGTCTCTTCTATGTTTGCTTCAATACAGCTTTCATTAGAAACAGCCTTCTACAA TTAAGTGTTCGGGAGTTGGACAAAGTTGGGAGCAAAGGAAGATCAATATGTGGCCCTGCATTTTGCCTAGAGTTGCTATTTGGTCCTGCTAATGCAAAGCATACATGCTCAACTTGTCcatctgatgatgatgataatgataacaacaacaacaatggtgATAATGATGAGTCTGGCAATGCTTTTGGAATGTCTGAAGAGACTGTTGATAGCAAATTTTAA
- the LOC115700895 gene encoding protein RETICULATA-RELATED 1, chloroplastic: MSLCSPGFSASPSNLFYTDVSTRQCGFHHHHNLAVDGWVFHSSRQSLSIENSGFRLKCTESDSVAKTIEFTDRGDGGDGGNFLGGGGNGGGGGDEGDGDGEEKEFGPIMKFEEVMKEAETRGVKLPSDMVEAAKSTGIRKAFLSRYLDLEGSAWPLGFLMKHCSMLRNRMLADPSFLFKVGTEVVIDSCCATFAEVQKRGKDFWAEFELYAADLLVGVVVDIALVGMLAPYARIGKPPSVSKGLFGQIQQATRALPSSVFEAERPGCTFTAKQRVATYFYKGVLYGSVGFGCGLIGQGIANMIMNAKRSIKKSEEDIPIPPLLGSAALWGVFLAVSSNTRYQIINGLEQLVEASPLAKQVPPVAMAFTVGVRFANNIYGGMQFIDWAKLSGVQ; this comes from the exons ATGTCTCTTTGTTCGCCTGGATTCTCTGCGTCGCCATCGAACCTCTTCTACACTGACGTTTCGACCAGGCAATGCGGCTTCCACCACCACCACAACCTCGCTGTCGATGGTTGGGTTTTTCATTCTTCCCGCCAGTCTTTATCGATCGAGAACAGTGGGTTTCGTCTGAAGTGCACTGAATCAGACTCCGTTGCTAAGACGATCGAGTTTACTGATCGCGGCGATGGTGGTGATGGTGGGAATTTTTTGGGTGGCGGAGGAAATGGAGGCGGAGGCGGAGACGAGGGTGATGGTGATGGTGAAGAGAAGGAGTTTGGACCGATAATGAAGTTTGAGGAGGTAATGAAGGAGGCCGAAACTCGAGGAGTGAAGCTTCCTTCCGACATGGTTGAGGCTGCTAAATCCACCGGAATTAGGAAAGCTTTCCTTTCCCGGTACTTAGATCTGGAG GGATCAGCTTGGCCATTGGGTTTTCTCATGAAACACTGCTCTATGTTACGAAATCGAATGCTGGCAGATCCTTCCTTCTTGTTCAAAGTTGGGACAGAG GTAGTCATAGATTCTTGTTGTGCAACGTTTGCCGAAGTTCAGAAGAGGGGAAAAGATTTCTGGGCGGAATTCGAGTTGTATGCTGCTGATCTTTTGGTTGGTGTAGTTGTTGATATTGCTTTGGTAGGCATGTTAGCACCCTATGCTCGAATAGGGAAGCCTCCATCCGTGTCGAAAGGTTTATTTGGACAAATACAACAGGCTACCAGGGCACTTCCTAGCAG TGTCTTTGAAGCCGAAAGACCAGGATGTACATTTACAGCGAAGCAACGAGTTGCCACATACTTTTATAAG GGAGTGTTGTATGGATCGGTTGGATTTGGATGTGGTCTTATTGGCCAAGGCATTGCAAACATGATCATGAATGCTAAAAG GAGCATAAAGAAATCCGAAGAGGATATACCTATTCCTCCTCTGCTTGGAAGTGCTGCACTTTGGG GTGTTTTTCTTGCTGTGTCGTCCAACACACGTTACCAAATTATAAATGGACTCGAACAGCTTGTCGAAGCATCACCTTTGGCAAAACAGGTGCCACCAGTCGCGATGGCATTCACAGTAGGTGTACGATTTGCCAACAACATATACGGGGGTATGCAGTTTATAGATTGGGCTAAACTGAGCGGAGTGCAATAG
- the LOC115701316 gene encoding phosphatidylinositol 3,4,5-trisphosphate 3-phosphatase and protein-tyrosine-phosphatase PTEN1 isoform X3, translating into MGLNFSKQEVILKEDLSLQHHVINYVSKSLYIRNLVSRQRRRMLVEGYDLDMSYITDRLLAMSFPAERMRAMFRNPLWQVKSVLDMRHHEHYKIYNLCIEENYNPSHFHGRVEAFPFDDNHVPQLEMIKLFCENVSSWLSSDPKNIAVIHCMAGKGRTGLMVCSYLVYSGMSAEEALQLYAHKRTTNNEGVSIPSQRRYVSYWSNSLSFPKGVGNGPPVVNLPQPCSRELRRIRLYDTLNMDSVYFVVSELQQIAGQLYRPPVEVARSCCRQIRKGYQRTESLKYFLNFIGSNEEQEEKPQEKEEEEEVVEDQQKPPQVVQMDTESPVLYQKACLECYLQKPVQVTGDVRVIFNQKMNVKCSGVGQSWEQRKINMWPCILPRVAIWSC; encoded by the exons ATGGGATTAAACTTTTCCAAACAAGAGGTAATTTTGAAGGAAGATCTAAGCTTACAACATCATGTGATCAATTATGTGAGCAAAAGTCTTTATATTCGAAACTTGGTATCAAGACAGAGAAGGAGAATGTTGGTTGAGGGGTATGATCTTGACATGTCTTACATTACAGATCGTTTACTAGCCATGTCATTCCCTGCAGAACGTATGAGAGCCATGTTTCGCAATCCTCTTTGGCAGGTCAAGTCTGTTCTTGACATGAGACATCATGAACATTACAAG ATCTACAACCTCTGCATTGAGGAAAACTATAATCCATCTCACTTTCATGGCCGTGTGGAAGCATTTCCTTTTGATGATAATCATGTTCCTCAGCTTGAAATGATCAAACTTTTCTGTGAAAATGTGTCTTCTTGGCTTTCATCTGATCCCAAAAACATTGCTGTCATACACTGCATG GCAGGTAAAGGTAGAACAGGCTTAATGGTATGTTCCTACCTTGTGTACAGTGGAATGTCTGCAGAGGAGGCTCTTCAATTATATGCTCATAAAAGAACAACAAACAATGAAGGA GTATCGATACCAAGCCAGCGTCGCTACGTGAGTTATTGGTCAAATTCATTGTCATTTCCAAAAGGGGTTGGAAATGGACCACCAGTTGTGAACTTACCTCAACCATGTAGCAGAGAATTGCGTCGAATTCGTCTCTACGACACACTCAACATGGACTCGGTTTACTTTGTGGTGTCTGAGCTGCAACAG ATAGCTGGTCAGCTCTACCGTCCACCAGTAGAAGTTGCTAGGAGTTGCTGCAGACAAATAAGAAAAGGATACCAAAGGACTGAAAGTCTTAAGTATTTCCTCAATTTCATTGGAAGTAATGAAGAACAAGAAGAGAAGCcacaagaaaaagaagaagaagaagaagtagtaGAAGACCAGCAAAAGCCTCCTCAAGTTGTACAAATGGATACAGAGAGTCCTGTTCTATACCAAAAGGCTTGTCTTGAATGTTATCTACAAAAACCTGTGCAA GTTACAGGAGATGTGCGTGTTATATTTAACCAAAAAATGAATG TTAAGTGTTCGGGAGTTGGACAAAGTTGGGAGCAAAGGAAGATCAATATGTGGCCCTGCATTTTGCCTAGAGTTGCTATTTGGTCCTGCTAA
- the LOC115701316 gene encoding phosphatidylinositol 3,4,5-trisphosphate 3-phosphatase and protein-tyrosine-phosphatase PTEN1 isoform X2: MSFPAERMRAMFRNPLWQVKSVLDMRHHEHYKIYNLCIEENYNPSHFHGRVEAFPFDDNHVPQLEMIKLFCENVSSWLSSDPKNIAVIHCMAGKGRTGLMVCSYLVYSGMSAEEALQLYAHKRTTNNEGVSIPSQRRYVSYWSNSLSFPKGVGNGPPVVNLPQPCSRELRRIRLYDTLNMDSVYFVVSELQQIAGQLYRPPVEVARSCCRQIRKGYQRTESLKYFLNFIGSNEEQEEKPQEKEEEEEVVEDQQKPPQVVQMDTESPVLYQKACLECYLQKPVQVTGDVRVIFNQKMNGGRLFYVCFNTAFIRNSLLQLSVRELDKVGSKGRSICGPAFCLELLFGPANAKHTCSTCPSDDDDNDNNNNNGDNDESGNAFGMSEETVDSKF; encoded by the exons ATGTCATTCCCTGCAGAACGTATGAGAGCCATGTTTCGCAATCCTCTTTGGCAGGTCAAGTCTGTTCTTGACATGAGACATCATGAACATTACAAG ATCTACAACCTCTGCATTGAGGAAAACTATAATCCATCTCACTTTCATGGCCGTGTGGAAGCATTTCCTTTTGATGATAATCATGTTCCTCAGCTTGAAATGATCAAACTTTTCTGTGAAAATGTGTCTTCTTGGCTTTCATCTGATCCCAAAAACATTGCTGTCATACACTGCATG GCAGGTAAAGGTAGAACAGGCTTAATGGTATGTTCCTACCTTGTGTACAGTGGAATGTCTGCAGAGGAGGCTCTTCAATTATATGCTCATAAAAGAACAACAAACAATGAAGGA GTATCGATACCAAGCCAGCGTCGCTACGTGAGTTATTGGTCAAATTCATTGTCATTTCCAAAAGGGGTTGGAAATGGACCACCAGTTGTGAACTTACCTCAACCATGTAGCAGAGAATTGCGTCGAATTCGTCTCTACGACACACTCAACATGGACTCGGTTTACTTTGTGGTGTCTGAGCTGCAACAG ATAGCTGGTCAGCTCTACCGTCCACCAGTAGAAGTTGCTAGGAGTTGCTGCAGACAAATAAGAAAAGGATACCAAAGGACTGAAAGTCTTAAGTATTTCCTCAATTTCATTGGAAGTAATGAAGAACAAGAAGAGAAGCcacaagaaaaagaagaagaagaagaagtagtaGAAGACCAGCAAAAGCCTCCTCAAGTTGTACAAATGGATACAGAGAGTCCTGTTCTATACCAAAAGGCTTGTCTTGAATGTTATCTACAAAAACCTGTGCAA GTTACAGGAGATGTGCGTGTTATATTTAACCAAAAAATGAATGGTGGGCGTCTCTTCTATGTTTGCTTCAATACAGCTTTCATTAGAAACAGCCTTCTACAA TTAAGTGTTCGGGAGTTGGACAAAGTTGGGAGCAAAGGAAGATCAATATGTGGCCCTGCATTTTGCCTAGAGTTGCTATTTGGTCCTGCTAATGCAAAGCATACATGCTCAACTTGTCcatctgatgatgatgataatgataacaacaacaacaatggtgATAATGATGAGTCTGGCAATGCTTTTGGAATGTCTGAAGAGACTGTTGATAGCAAATTTTAA